A stretch of Nonomuraea africana DNA encodes these proteins:
- a CDS encoding non-ribosomal peptide synthetase/MFS transporter, whose protein sequence is MTVVSGDDRLRELLSRRIEQARKTAPAAIPRRADDGPWRLSPVQRRMWLASEVDADSPAYNVPLVLRLRGELDVAALRQAVVDVAERHEVLRSTVEVRDGEPYAVTGGVEPISVTVEEVAPEAVADRINELALRPFRLAEEYPLRAAVLAAGPHDHVLVLLMHHIAIDAWAQPLLLDDLAALYRFRVGTGPELAPPALRYSDVAAWGNARAASPRTDQLLDWWEERLAGLEPVPGLTPDRPAAGQAAGAAPGWRGAAVDVALAPETVARVRTLAAESGATMFMVLLAALQATLARVSGAGGDGVDVTVGVPESGRTHQDTESMVGCLVETLVMRGSVDGERTGRELVERARTLALDVFGHADVPFDRVVERVRPHRSGTAAPLFDVLLNVYDAPAEVTGFPGLTAETVEVSPFAAKFDQTWAFRDDGTALHGELTYRADLYEPDTAARLAGWFGALLAQLVTELDRPVGELELEPGADPVLIAPEPPVLGEPTLHGRISAQAALTPSATAVVAADGTLTYAELEERATLLAHRLGETGVERGDRVALLMERTRDLPVALLGVLKAGAAYVPIDDATPADRIAAVVAGGGVRVAICAPELAGRLPAGVTVILPGDQPDGGTDASGGAAGPDDLAYVIFTSGSTGTPKGVAVEHRQVIAYLDAVLPRVGADARSYALVSTIAADLGLLNVFGALTTGAALHLLGRETAVDPAAYADWLRRHEVDAVKCVPSQLELLASHGDLAAVLPRRLLVLAGEATPWSLVDRIADVRPDLEVQIHYGPTETTVSVLGCVARSTPRTGPFVPLGTPFPGVRCFVADSAGRPLPHGVAGELWIGGPQVARGYLGAPGDARYVERADGRHYRSGDRVRITRDGFVEFLGRVDDQVKIRGYRVEPGEVAAACRDLPGVAEAVVLPVGEGTARRLAAWLVPHTHGEATGDPVAVDGVRAALRRALPDYMVPSAITLLDALPLNANGKVDRARLLGLLAADPSGGVPAGGEGPAPETDTERLIAEIWAELLGAGPIGVTSDFFALGGDSFTAVRVAGRLTAGLGVTVPLRLLFEHPVLSALAAELDALPGNETAPAAVAIPRRAGTGPVPLSPVQRQMWLAGEVDPDSAAYNVPVVLRLVGELDVAALRLAIVDLAERHEVLRSTVEVRDAEPYTVTGPASGILVDLVTDLEGGHESLEGRLAELATRPFRLAEEYPLRATILATGPREHVLALVLHHLASDAWSRGVLLEDLAGLYAARTGAGPAPAPLDRQFADVVEWQRLAAAAADPGWWAAKLDGLPAEIALPADRVRPATPGSGVGLLDLDLPDELAARVRALAAASGATVFMVLLAALQAMLARVSGGSDIAVGVPESGRRYPEAERLIGCFLQTLVIRTAVEDDLTGRELVERARAEALDAFAHAGEPMGSAAPHVLLNVYDAPGPITGFPGLEAHAVEMKPVTAKFDLSWTVQDTRTGLWGGLAYRPELFDEATARRIAGFFVAVLDHLTADPDRRIGDLDLDPGQDALLTGPQGTSAGGPTLHGRISAHAVRTPSAPAVVAADGTLTYAELEERATLLAHRLRQAGVGRGDRVAVLMERTRDLPVAMLGVLKAGAGYVPIDDAAPADRIAAVLATAGARVAVCAPDLAVRVPEDVTALPPWSPEAAPSPGEAVVVEPEDLAYVIFTSGSTGTPKGVAVEHRNITAYLDGILSRLEPAGPLESWALASTAAADLGILNVFGALTTGAALHLLDRDTATDPPAFAAHMSGHAVDFLKCVPSHLELLASHGDLSAVLPRRLLVLAGEAVPWTLVDRIAEVRPDLEVQVHYGPTETTVAVLGCSAKTAPRATANVPLGLPLPQARCFVADQAGRALPYGVAGELWIGGPQVARGYLGHPADPRYVTRDDGRWYRSGDRARITSEGFVEFLGRIDDQVKIRGYRVEPGEVAATCRALPGVAEAVVLPVGEGTGRRLAAWLVPAPSSAAPTVDEVRAALRDALPDYMVPSVITLMDAFPLNANGKVDRTRLVAELAAVSVGEQVAPATDTERRIAEIWARLLGVESVGATDDFFALGGDSFTAVKAVHEIDEGLRVIDLFTNPTVRELGAHLDGRSGGGPGGLLHRLGGPKAGAKATATVVCVPYGGGSAAVYRPLAEALPDGVELLALELPGHDPARPDEEPQPLEEVVERCVAELAARESGPISVYGHCVGTALATALALGLEAAGVQVTGVFLGGSFPTARLPGKLSAWFNRHLPADRWLSDRAYRDVLRAMGGLPEDLEGAAVETAVKALRHDARQAQAWFTRRLADPARARLRAPVLVVIGGADRATELYEERYREWTAFADQVELAVIPNAGHYFLRHQADQLADHLAAALRRWAAPDGEREAAPAAAAEVASAAPGPRELRGFYTVAFGQLVSMVGSSLSSFGLGVWTFQRSGAVFDFALVTMLALLPSVLAGPVGGAVADRYDRRRIMLVCDALNGLGMAAVALLLWLDRLDFVAVCAIVTLTSVVTAFHRPAYLAAIAQLVPKPYLPQANALAQAGLGLGNLVAPLAGGALVALAGLPIVVGADVVTFAIAFFSLLAVRIPNRGFRRREESFRASVAGGWRFFVRRPPLMVMAGYFMVVNYFTALTLAVVSPMVLSLGDATDLGVVTAVGGLGAVLGSVVMMIWGGTRRLADGMVGFVALAGLATVAVGLAGALAVIPLVAVGLALRWGASSVINAHWLSIIQLKVRVELQGRVLSTNQMLATTMTPIGYLTAAPLTSWSESLTGAATGPSIGVLLGVSGVLLTLWGVAGLRIRRLRLIEDELPDVLPSAVISTDLDELQEEEDRHALAR, encoded by the coding sequence ATGACCGTCGTATCCGGCGACGACCGGCTGCGCGAACTGCTCAGCCGGCGCATCGAACAGGCCCGCAAGACGGCGCCTGCGGCCATCCCGCGCCGTGCGGACGACGGCCCCTGGCGCCTTTCCCCCGTGCAGCGGCGGATGTGGCTCGCGTCCGAGGTGGACGCCGACAGCCCCGCCTACAACGTGCCGCTGGTGCTGCGGCTGCGCGGCGAGCTCGACGTGGCCGCGCTGCGGCAGGCCGTGGTCGACGTGGCGGAGCGGCACGAGGTGCTCCGCTCGACCGTGGAGGTCCGTGACGGCGAGCCGTACGCGGTCACGGGCGGCGTGGAACCGATCTCCGTCACGGTGGAGGAGGTCGCGCCCGAGGCGGTGGCCGACCGGATCAACGAGCTGGCGCTGCGGCCGTTCCGGCTGGCGGAGGAGTATCCGCTGCGCGCGGCCGTCCTCGCCGCCGGCCCGCACGATCACGTGCTGGTCCTGCTCATGCACCACATCGCGATCGACGCGTGGGCGCAGCCGCTGCTCCTCGACGACCTCGCGGCGCTGTACCGCTTCAGGGTCGGGACCGGGCCCGAGCTCGCCCCGCCGGCCCTGCGCTACTCCGACGTGGCCGCGTGGGGGAACGCCCGTGCCGCCTCCCCTCGCACCGACCAGCTGCTCGACTGGTGGGAGGAGCGGCTGGCCGGGCTGGAACCCGTCCCTGGCCTGACGCCGGACCGTCCGGCGGCTGGTCAGGCGGCAGGCGCGGCGCCGGGATGGCGCGGCGCGGCGGTGGACGTCGCCCTCGCCCCCGAGACCGTCGCCCGCGTGCGCACGCTGGCCGCCGAGAGCGGCGCGACCATGTTCATGGTGCTGCTGGCGGCGCTCCAGGCGACGCTGGCCCGCGTGTCCGGCGCCGGCGGCGACGGCGTGGACGTGACCGTGGGCGTGCCGGAGTCGGGACGGACGCACCAGGACACCGAGTCCATGGTGGGCTGCCTGGTCGAGACCCTGGTCATGCGCGGCTCGGTCGACGGCGAGCGCACCGGCAGGGAGCTGGTGGAGCGGGCGCGTACCTTGGCTCTCGACGTCTTCGGCCACGCCGACGTGCCGTTCGACCGCGTGGTGGAGCGGGTCCGCCCGCACCGGTCCGGTACGGCGGCGCCGCTGTTCGACGTGCTGCTCAACGTCTACGACGCCCCGGCGGAGGTCACCGGCTTCCCCGGACTGACGGCCGAGACGGTCGAGGTGTCGCCGTTCGCCGCGAAGTTCGACCAGACCTGGGCCTTCCGCGACGACGGCACCGCGCTGCACGGTGAGCTCACCTACCGGGCCGATCTGTACGAGCCCGACACGGCGGCCCGCCTGGCGGGCTGGTTCGGCGCCCTGCTGGCCCAGCTCGTGACCGAGCTGGACCGCCCGGTCGGCGAGCTGGAGCTCGAGCCCGGCGCCGACCCCGTCCTCATCGCGCCGGAGCCGCCCGTCCTCGGCGAGCCGACCCTGCACGGGCGGATCAGCGCCCAGGCGGCCCTGACGCCTTCGGCCACGGCCGTCGTGGCGGCGGACGGCACGCTCACCTACGCGGAGCTGGAGGAGCGCGCGACCCTGCTCGCCCACCGGCTCGGCGAGACAGGAGTCGAGCGCGGGGACCGGGTCGCCCTCCTGATGGAGCGGACCCGCGACCTGCCCGTCGCCCTGCTGGGCGTGCTCAAGGCAGGGGCGGCCTACGTCCCGATCGACGACGCCACGCCCGCCGACCGGATCGCCGCCGTCGTGGCCGGTGGCGGGGTCCGCGTCGCGATCTGCGCGCCGGAGCTCGCCGGCCGCCTGCCCGCCGGCGTCACCGTGATCCTTCCCGGCGACCAGCCGGACGGCGGCACGGACGCCAGCGGCGGCGCGGCAGGCCCGGACGACCTCGCCTACGTGATCTTCACCTCCGGCTCGACGGGCACGCCGAAGGGCGTGGCGGTCGAGCATCGTCAGGTGATCGCGTATCTCGACGCGGTGCTCCCCCGGGTCGGAGCGGACGCCCGTTCGTACGCGCTGGTGTCGACGATCGCCGCCGACCTCGGCCTGCTGAACGTCTTCGGCGCGCTGACCACGGGCGCGGCGCTGCACCTGCTCGGCAGGGAGACGGCGGTGGACCCGGCGGCGTACGCCGACTGGTTGCGCCGGCACGAGGTGGACGCGGTGAAGTGCGTGCCCAGCCAGCTCGAACTCCTGGCGTCGCACGGGGATCTCGCCGCGGTGCTGCCCCGTCGCCTGCTCGTGCTCGCGGGCGAGGCCACGCCGTGGTCCCTGGTCGACCGGATCGCGGACGTCCGTCCCGACCTGGAGGTCCAGATCCACTACGGTCCGACGGAGACCACGGTCTCGGTGCTCGGCTGCGTGGCCCGATCGACCCCACGAACCGGACCCTTCGTGCCGCTCGGCACGCCCTTCCCCGGCGTCCGCTGTTTCGTCGCCGACTCCGCCGGCCGCCCCCTGCCGCACGGCGTGGCGGGCGAGCTGTGGATCGGCGGCCCGCAGGTCGCCAGGGGATATCTGGGCGCACCCGGCGACGCGCGGTACGTGGAGCGCGCCGACGGCCGCCACTACCGTTCGGGGGACCGCGTCCGGATCACCCGGGACGGGTTCGTGGAGTTCCTGGGCCGGGTCGACGACCAGGTGAAGATCCGGGGCTACCGGGTCGAACCGGGCGAGGTGGCCGCCGCCTGCAGAGACCTGCCCGGCGTCGCGGAGGCCGTGGTCCTCCCGGTGGGCGAGGGCACGGCACGGCGGCTGGCCGCGTGGCTGGTCCCGCATACTCACGGGGAGGCGACCGGGGACCCGGTCGCCGTCGACGGCGTCCGCGCGGCCCTGCGCCGCGCGCTGCCCGACTACATGGTGCCTTCGGCGATCACCCTGCTGGACGCGTTACCGCTGAACGCCAACGGCAAGGTGGACCGGGCCAGACTCCTCGGCCTGCTCGCCGCCGACCCGTCCGGCGGTGTTCCCGCCGGTGGCGAGGGGCCCGCGCCCGAGACCGACACCGAGCGGCTGATCGCGGAGATCTGGGCGGAGCTGCTCGGAGCCGGACCGATCGGGGTCACCAGTGACTTCTTCGCGCTGGGCGGCGACTCCTTCACCGCGGTGCGCGTGGCCGGGCGGCTCACCGCCGGGCTCGGCGTCACGGTCCCGCTGCGGCTGCTCTTCGAGCATCCCGTGCTCTCCGCGCTGGCCGCCGAGCTGGACGCGCTGCCGGGCAACGAGACCGCTCCCGCGGCCGTCGCGATTCCTCGCCGGGCGGGCACCGGGCCGGTTCCGCTCTCCCCCGTCCAGCGCCAGATGTGGCTGGCGGGCGAGGTGGATCCGGACAGCGCGGCCTACAACGTGCCGGTCGTGCTCCGGCTCGTCGGCGAGCTGGACGTGGCGGCGCTGCGACTGGCCATCGTGGATCTGGCCGAGCGGCACGAGGTGCTGCGCTCGACCGTCGAGGTCCGCGACGCGGAGCCGTACACGGTGACGGGACCCGCGTCCGGGATCCTGGTGGACCTGGTCACGGACCTGGAGGGCGGTCACGAGTCGCTGGAAGGGCGGCTCGCCGAGCTGGCGACCAGGCCGTTCCGGCTGGCGGAGGAGTATCCGCTGCGGGCGACGATCCTCGCCACGGGCCCGCGCGAGCACGTGCTCGCCCTCGTGCTCCACCACCTCGCCAGCGACGCCTGGTCCCGCGGCGTCCTCCTGGAGGATCTCGCCGGCCTGTACGCGGCGCGTACGGGGGCGGGGCCCGCGCCCGCTCCGCTCGACCGGCAGTTCGCGGACGTGGTGGAGTGGCAGCGGCTGGCCGCCGCGGCCGCGGATCCCGGCTGGTGGGCGGCCAAGCTGGACGGCCTGCCGGCCGAGATCGCGCTTCCCGCCGACCGGGTGCGGCCCGCCACGCCCGGATCCGGCGTGGGCCTGCTCGACCTGGACCTGCCGGACGAGCTGGCCGCGCGGGTGCGGGCGCTCGCCGCCGCGAGCGGCGCGACGGTGTTCATGGTCCTGCTGGCGGCCTTGCAGGCCATGCTCGCGCGGGTGTCGGGCGGCTCCGACATCGCCGTGGGCGTGCCGGAGTCCGGACGCCGGTATCCCGAGGCCGAGCGCCTCATCGGCTGTTTCCTCCAGACCCTGGTCATCAGGACCGCGGTGGAGGACGATCTCACCGGACGGGAGCTGGTCGAGCGGGCCCGCGCGGAGGCGCTCGACGCCTTCGCGCACGCGGGCGAGCCGATGGGCTCGGCCGCTCCGCACGTCCTGCTCAACGTCTACGACGCGCCAGGCCCGATCACCGGCTTCCCCGGCCTCGAGGCGCATGCCGTGGAGATGAAGCCGGTCACGGCGAAGTTCGACCTCAGCTGGACCGTGCAGGACACCCGTACCGGGCTGTGGGGTGGCCTGGCCTACCGTCCCGAGCTGTTCGACGAGGCGACGGCGCGGCGCATCGCCGGGTTCTTCGTGGCGGTCCTGGACCACCTCACCGCCGATCCCGACCGCCGGATCGGCGACCTGGACCTCGATCCTGGCCAGGACGCGCTGCTGACCGGGCCGCAGGGCACGTCCGCCGGCGGGCCGACGCTGCACGGGCGGATCTCCGCCCACGCGGTCCGCACCCCGTCGGCGCCGGCCGTGGTCGCCGCGGACGGCACGCTCACCTACGCGGAGCTGGAGGAGCGCGCGACCCTGCTCGCCCACCGGCTGCGCCAGGCGGGGGTCGGGCGCGGGGACCGGGTCGCCGTCCTGATGGAGCGGACCAGGGACCTGCCGGTGGCCATGCTGGGCGTGCTGAAGGCGGGGGCGGGCTACGTCCCGATCGACGACGCGGCGCCCGCCGACCGGATCGCGGCGGTGCTGGCCACCGCGGGGGCGCGCGTCGCGGTCTGCGCGCCCGACCTGGCCGTCCGGGTGCCGGAGGACGTCACCGCCCTTCCGCCCTGGTCGCCGGAGGCGGCCCCCTCGCCAGGGGAGGCCGTCGTGGTCGAGCCTGAGGATCTCGCCTACGTGATCTTCACCTCCGGCTCGACCGGCACCCCGAAGGGCGTGGCGGTCGAGCACCGCAACATCACGGCCTACCTCGACGGGATCCTGTCCCGCCTCGAGCCCGCCGGACCGCTCGAGTCGTGGGCGCTGGCCTCCACGGCCGCCGCCGACCTCGGCATACTCAACGTCTTCGGCGCGCTGACCACGGGAGCCGCGCTCCACCTGCTCGACAGGGACACGGCGACCGATCCGCCGGCCTTCGCCGCGCACATGAGCGGGCACGCCGTCGACTTCCTCAAGTGCGTGCCCAGCCACCTCGAGCTGCTGGCCTCGCACGGCGACCTGTCGGCGGTGCTGCCGCGCCGCCTGCTGGTCCTGGCGGGCGAGGCCGTCCCGTGGACGCTGGTGGACCGGATCGCGGAGGTGCGGCCCGATCTGGAGGTCCAGGTCCACTACGGCCCGACCGAGACGACCGTCGCCGTCCTCGGCTGCTCCGCCAAGACCGCGCCGCGCGCGACCGCCAACGTCCCGCTGGGCCTTCCGCTGCCGCAAGCGCGCTGCTTCGTGGCCGACCAGGCGGGGCGGGCGCTGCCGTACGGCGTGGCGGGCGAGCTGTGGATCGGCGGCCCGCAGGTGGCGCGGGGTTATCTGGGCCATCCGGCCGACCCGCGCTACGTGACCAGGGACGACGGCCGCTGGTACCGGTCGGGCGACCGGGCCAGGATCACCTCCGAGGGGTTCGTCGAATTCCTCGGCCGGATCGACGACCAGGTGAAGATCCGGGGCTACCGGGTCGAACCCGGCGAGGTCGCCGCCACCTGCCGGGCGCTGCCCGGCGTCGCGGAGGCCGTGGTCCTCCCTGTGGGCGAGGGCACCGGACGGCGGCTGGCGGCCTGGCTGGTCCCCGCGCCGTCGAGCGCGGCGCCGACCGTGGACGAGGTCCGCGCGGCGCTGCGGGACGCCCTTCCCGACTACATGGTGCCGTCGGTGATCACGCTGATGGACGCCTTCCCGCTGAACGCCAACGGCAAGGTGGACCGTACCCGCCTGGTCGCCGAGCTGGCCGCGGTCAGCGTGGGCGAGCAGGTGGCGCCCGCGACCGACACCGAACGGCGGATCGCGGAGATCTGGGCGCGGCTGCTCGGCGTGGAGTCCGTCGGGGCGACCGACGACTTCTTCGCGCTCGGCGGCGACTCCTTCACCGCCGTCAAGGCCGTGCACGAGATCGACGAGGGACTGCGGGTCATCGACCTGTTCACCAACCCGACCGTGCGCGAGCTCGGCGCCCACCTCGACGGCCGCTCCGGCGGCGGCCCGGGCGGGCTGTTGCACCGGCTCGGCGGGCCGAAGGCGGGCGCGAAGGCGACCGCCACCGTGGTCTGCGTGCCGTACGGCGGCGGCTCGGCGGCCGTCTACCGGCCGCTCGCCGAGGCGCTGCCGGACGGGGTGGAGTTGCTCGCGCTCGAACTGCCCGGCCACGATCCGGCCCGGCCCGACGAGGAACCGCAACCCCTCGAGGAGGTGGTCGAGCGGTGCGTGGCCGAACTCGCCGCGCGCGAGAGCGGCCCGATCTCGGTGTACGGCCACTGCGTCGGCACCGCGCTCGCCACCGCCCTGGCCCTGGGCCTGGAGGCGGCGGGCGTCCAGGTCACCGGCGTCTTCCTGGGCGGCAGCTTCCCCACGGCACGGCTGCCGGGGAAGCTGTCCGCGTGGTTCAACCGGCACCTGCCCGCCGACCGCTGGCTGTCCGACCGCGCCTACCGTGACGTCCTGCGGGCGATGGGCGGCCTGCCCGAGGACCTGGAGGGCGCCGCGGTCGAGACCGCCGTCAAGGCGCTCAGGCACGATGCCCGCCAGGCACAGGCGTGGTTCACCCGCCGGCTCGCCGACCCGGCGCGCGCCAGGCTGCGCGCGCCGGTGCTGGTCGTCATCGGCGGCGCCGACCGGGCCACGGAGCTGTACGAGGAGCGCTACCGCGAGTGGACGGCCTTCGCCGACCAGGTGGAGCTCGCCGTGATCCCGAACGCGGGGCACTACTTCCTGCGGCACCAGGCCGACCAGCTCGCCGACCACCTGGCCGCGGCGCTGCGCCGCTGGGCGGCGCCGGACGGGGAGCGGGAGGCCGCTCCCGCGGCTGCCGCGGAGGTGGCGTCGGCCGCGCCCGGCCCTCGCGAGCTGCGTGGTTTCTACACCGTGGCGTTCGGCCAGCTCGTGTCGATGGTCGGCAGCTCCCTCAGCTCGTTCGGCCTCGGCGTGTGGACCTTCCAGCGCAGCGGCGCGGTCTTCGACTTCGCGCTGGTCACGATGCTGGCGCTGCTGCCGTCCGTGCTGGCGGGGCCGGTGGGCGGCGCGGTCGCCGACCGGTACGACCGGCGGCGGATCATGCTGGTCTGCGACGCGCTCAACGGGCTCGGCATGGCCGCCGTGGCGCTGCTGCTGTGGCTGGACCGGCTCGACTTCGTCGCGGTCTGCGCGATCGTGACGCTCACGTCGGTGGTGACGGCCTTCCATCGGCCGGCCTACCTGGCGGCGATCGCCCAGCTGGTGCCCAAGCCGTACCTGCCGCAGGCGAACGCGCTGGCGCAGGCGGGCCTCGGCCTGGGCAACCTGGTCGCCCCGCTGGCGGGCGGCGCGCTCGTGGCCCTGGCCGGGCTGCCCATCGTGGTCGGCGCCGACGTGGTGACGTTCGCGATCGCGTTCTTCTCGCTGCTCGCCGTACGGATCCCCAACAGGGGATTCCGGCGCAGGGAGGAGTCGTTCCGCGCTTCGGTGGCCGGCGGCTGGCGCTTCTTCGTCCGGCGGCCCCCGCTGATGGTGATGGCCGGGTACTTCATGGTCGTCAACTACTTCACCGCCCTGACGCTCGCCGTGGTCTCGCCCATGGTGCTGTCGCTCGGGGACGCCACCGATCTCGGCGTGGTGACGGCCGTGGGCGGCCTCGGCGCGGTGCTCGGCAGCGTCGTCATGATGATCTGGGGCGGCACCCGGCGGCTGGCCGACGGGATGGTCGGGTTCGTGGCCCTCGCGGGCCTGGCGACCGTGGCGGTCGGGCTGGCCGGCGCGCTGGCGGTGATCCCGCTGGTCGCCGTCGGGCTGGCGCTGCGCTGGGGCGCGAGCAGCGTGATCAACGCCCACTGGCTGTCGATCATCCAGCTCAAGGTCAGGGTCGAGCTGCAGGGCAGGGTGCTGTCCACCAACCAGATGCTGGCCACCACGATGACCCCGATCGGCTACCTCACCGCCGCGCCGCTCACCTCGTGGTCGGAGTCGCTGACCGGGGCCGCGACGGGCCCGTCGATCGGCGTGCTCCTCGGCGTCTCCGGCGTGCTGCTCACGCTGTGGGGCGTCGCCGGGCTGCGGATCAGGCGGCTGCGGCTCATCGAGGACGAGCTGCCGGACGTCCTGCCGTCGGCGGTGATCAGCACCGACCTGGACGAACTCCAGGAGGAGGAAGATCGGCACGCGCTGGCCCGGTGA